A single window of Solenopsis invicta isolate M01_SB chromosome 3, UNIL_Sinv_3.0, whole genome shotgun sequence DNA harbors:
- the LOC120357142 gene encoding uncharacterized protein LOC120357142 yields the protein MRSTPSTRNAWSSPPTQQPLRTFFVQFVRNLATLVFPLSPSDSAAVCPAPPESDSDSILSALLSKMSRIETQLRDLSTIKTQLLDLSTIKPQLAALDARLSATSDILTASILDLKTQQDALGRRMDALEMRGPSGDQREFEGIEARLETFERAKLSSELIIFGAGEPPSEALRETVSSIAAAIGVEVAPGDITLCFRIPAKGGRPRPIIVKLTTCDARNQWIAGKRAKGMLDGSDVPGLPPDIIDINERLSPRAREVLGEARRAVREGRLHRSWVLLRLLPLLRAWLLRLMLLLRSLLSNILPRILYSSHFIKFSADLN from the exons ATGCGAAGCACACCTTCCACGCGGAATGCATGGAGCTCCCCACCGACTCAGCAACCTCTCCGGACATTTTTTGTCCAATTTGTCAGGAATCTTGCCACTCTCGTCTTTCCGCTCTCACCAAGTGACTCAGCCGCTGTCTGCCCTGCTCCTCCGGAGTCCGATTCTGACTCCATTCTCTCCGCTCTGCTCTCCAAGATGTCGCGTATCGAGACACAGCTGCGGGACCTCTCCACAATCAAGACGCAACTGCTGGATCTCTCGACTATTAAACCGCAACTTGCTGCCCTCGATGCGCGACTCTCTGCTACGTCGGACATTCTCACTGCGTCCATCCTCGATCTCAAGACGCAGCAGGATGCTCTCGGTAGGCGCATGGATGCCCTCGAGATGCGCGGTCCGTCCGGCGACCAACGGGAGTTCGAGGGGATCGAGGCAAGGCTGGAGACTTTTGAGCGGGCCAAGCTGAGCTCGGAACTTATCATCTTCGGTGCCGGGGAGCCACCTTCTGAAGCCCTCCGCGAGACTGTTTCGAGCATTGCTGCTGCCATTGGTGTGGAGGTCGCCCCTGGCGATATAACTTTGTGTTTTCGCATCCCTGCCAAGGGTGGACGACCTCGCCCTATCATCGTCAAGCTGACCACCTGCGACGCTCGGAACCAGTGGATCGCCGGGAAGAGAGCTAAGGGGATGCTGGATGGATCCGACGTTCCCGGTCTTCCGCCTGATATCATCGACATCAACGAGCGGCTTTCTCCTCGCGCCCGTGAGGTCCTTGGCGAGGCACGGCGCGCTGTCAGGGAGGGACGCTTACATCGCTCGTGG GTGCTGTTGCGACTGCTGCCGCTGCTGCGAGCGTGGCTGTTGCGACTGATGTTGCTGCTGAGATCTCTGCTCAGCAACATTCTCCCTAGAATTTTGTATTCTAGCCACTTCATCAAGTTCAGCGCCGATTTGAactga